Proteins encoded together in one Desulfovibrio sp. window:
- a CDS encoding efflux RND transporter periplasmic adaptor subunit, with the protein MRLLPCLAALILAASSCTFAWAEEITFVGKTYSPNHMEVLSPHATPEELKVFDAMAKEVKQKRGEDAEPPVKPFTGRMKVTKMMADIGHKVDLDQRLLEYAFPPEDLLSERRKVSQAEIRSLEASAESVRADVTSKRKKLEEARLRHSRGSASDQEVSDMTKDLELAKLKERMLDENLRFEKEMAKGELDLAKAKFGAKTTQHHIPGVSWITTPVAGYVLWANPEVKPGIILSKKTKLFVVGSMDPILIRALVHEIQLSKLRVGDKAKVVFDTLPEKSFEASIIRIPMTANQTDVQLPSHFEVELSLPNPDLFLKEGMRGQVTVQIPDGPR; encoded by the coding sequence ATGCGCTTGTTACCCTGTCTGGCGGCCCTGATCCTGGCCGCCTCTTCCTGCACTTTCGCCTGGGCCGAGGAGATAACCTTCGTCGGCAAGACATACAGCCCCAACCACATGGAAGTACTGAGTCCTCACGCAACTCCCGAGGAGCTCAAGGTCTTCGACGCCATGGCCAAGGAAGTGAAACAGAAGCGGGGCGAAGATGCTGAACCACCTGTCAAACCGTTTACAGGCAGGATGAAGGTCACCAAGATGATGGCCGACATAGGCCATAAAGTGGACCTCGACCAGCGGCTACTGGAATACGCCTTCCCTCCCGAGGATCTGCTCTCTGAGCGGCGCAAGGTATCCCAGGCCGAAATCAGATCCCTTGAAGCTTCAGCTGAAAGCGTTCGTGCCGATGTCACCTCAAAGCGCAAGAAACTTGAGGAAGCGCGCTTGCGCCATAGCCGGGGCTCGGCGTCCGACCAGGAAGTCAGCGACATGACAAAGGATCTGGAACTCGCCAAGCTCAAGGAGCGCATGCTCGACGAGAACCTCCGTTTCGAAAAGGAGATGGCCAAGGGGGAGCTGGACCTTGCCAAGGCTAAATTCGGGGCCAAGACAACGCAACACCATATACCCGGGGTTTCCTGGATCACCACACCGGTGGCCGGTTATGTCCTTTGGGCGAACCCTGAAGTGAAGCCTGGCATCATCCTCTCAAAAAAGACCAAGCTGTTCGTCGTTGGTTCCATGGACCCCATACTCATTCGTGCGCTCGTGCATGAGATTCAGCTGTCCAAGCTGCGGGTGGGGGACAAGGCCAAGGTCGTATTCGACACCCTGCCCGAAAAGAGCTTCGAGGCCTCCATCATCCGTATTCCCATGACCGCCAATCAAACTGATGTTCAATTGCCTTCTCATTTCGAGGTTGAACTGTCCTTGCCCAATCCCGACCTCTTTCTTAAGGAAGGAATGCGCGGGCAGGTGACTGTCCAGATTCCCGATGGCCCCCGATAG
- a CDS encoding NADH-quinone oxidoreductase subunit L, giving the protein MDILVFTTVVLPFLAAIALLLLRDKGSRSLVVVGAAVVLAAASLALVGQGSFEYSPKSLLGISLDGLIMLLDFALLIVILIMAVTKLKSTLVAALTAAQVVGLVYLEFFMGHGPAIAAPAMFADKLSLIMVLVISIVGSLICVYALGYMPEHEEHLHLAKSKQPRFFFFLVAFLGAMNGLVLANNLLWLYFFWEVTTFCSFMLIAHDGDETSVKNATRALWMNMTGGVAFVFALIFMQKSGVGLYLSELLKPGFSAAGAAAVIPLFMLCYAGITKSAQVPFQSWLTGAMVAPTPVSALLHSSTMVKAGVYLVLRLSPAYSGTMLSGMLAMFGAFTFLTTSALAVGQSNAKKVLAYSTIANLGLIIACAGINTPAAITAAIVIIIFHAVSKALMFLCVGTIEQKIHSRDLEDMRGLYMTMPKTTIVALIGVVTMLLPPFGVLLGKWMAIESAAAVKYMPVTIMLALGSGLTVMFWARWAGILLSTPYPKDVPAEPQPSTVRAPLVLLAYGAVLLSLFVPFLYGGLIEPAVRSSHKAAGYIMDSLNFVSAQGIFYIYPLFLVLGVGFYLAWKAARKVNPAECVGPYLCGAQATDDNKAFVSTGRANVGYQAGNFYLSWIFGEDRLSGPINMVSGVLLAVMLGLLLGGVI; this is encoded by the coding sequence ATGGACATCTTGGTTTTCACGACCGTGGTGCTCCCGTTCCTGGCGGCAATTGCCCTGTTGCTGCTTCGGGACAAGGGCTCCAGAAGCTTGGTCGTGGTCGGAGCGGCGGTGGTTCTGGCCGCTGCTTCCCTGGCCCTGGTCGGGCAAGGATCGTTCGAGTACTCCCCAAAAAGCCTGCTGGGAATCAGTCTTGACGGGCTCATCATGCTGCTCGACTTCGCTCTGCTCATCGTCATCCTGATAATGGCAGTGACGAAACTCAAGAGCACTCTGGTGGCCGCCTTGACGGCCGCTCAGGTCGTCGGGCTCGTCTATCTGGAATTCTTCATGGGCCACGGCCCGGCGATAGCTGCTCCCGCCATGTTCGCGGACAAGCTCTCGCTGATCATGGTTCTGGTGATCTCCATCGTCGGCTCGCTTATCTGCGTGTACGCCCTGGGCTACATGCCCGAGCACGAGGAACACCTGCACTTGGCCAAGTCCAAGCAGCCCCGGTTCTTCTTCTTCCTGGTGGCCTTCCTGGGCGCCATGAACGGCCTGGTGCTGGCGAACAATCTGCTGTGGCTCTACTTCTTCTGGGAAGTCACCACGTTCTGCTCCTTCATGCTCATCGCGCATGACGGCGACGAGACCTCGGTGAAGAACGCCACCCGCGCCCTGTGGATGAACATGACCGGCGGCGTGGCCTTCGTGTTCGCTCTGATCTTCATGCAAAAGTCCGGCGTGGGCCTGTACCTGTCCGAGCTTTTGAAGCCCGGCTTCTCGGCTGCCGGCGCGGCTGCCGTGATCCCGCTGTTCATGCTCTGCTACGCGGGCATCACCAAGAGCGCCCAGGTGCCGTTCCAGAGCTGGCTCACCGGCGCCATGGTCGCACCGACCCCGGTCTCCGCGTTGCTGCACTCCTCCACCATGGTCAAGGCCGGCGTCTATCTGGTGCTGCGCCTGTCTCCCGCTTACTCGGGCACCATGCTCTCGGGCATGCTGGCCATGTTTGGGGCTTTCACCTTCCTGACCACCTCGGCCTTGGCCGTCGGACAGTCCAACGCCAAGAAGGTGTTGGCTTATTCGACCATCGCCAACCTAGGGCTCATCATCGCCTGCGCGGGCATCAACACCCCGGCGGCCATCACCGCAGCCATCGTGATCATCATCTTCCACGCGGTGTCCAAGGCCCTCATGTTCCTGTGCGTGGGCACCATCGAGCAGAAGATCCACTCCCGCGACTTGGAAGACATGCGCGGGCTGTACATGACCATGCCCAAGACCACCATCGTGGCCCTGATCGGCGTGGTCACCATGCTGCTGCCTCCCTTCGGCGTGCTGCTCGGCAAGTGGATGGCCATCGAAAGCGCCGCTGCCGTGAAGTACATGCCCGTGACCATCATGCTGGCCCTTGGTTCCGGCCTTACCGTGATGTTCTGGGCCAGGTGGGCTGGCATCCTGCTCTCCACCCCGTATCCCAAGGACGTTCCGGCCGAGCCCCAGCCCTCCACGGTGCGTGCTCCTCTGGTTCTCCTGGCCTACGGCGCGGTCCTGTTGTCCTTGTTCGTGCCCTTCCTCTACGGCGGACTCATTGAGCCTGCCGTAAGAAGCTCGCACAAGGCCGCCGGCTACATCATGGATTCTTTGAACTTCGTCAGCGCCCAGGGCATATTCTACATATATCCCCTGTTTTTGGTGCTGGGCGTAGGTTTCTACCTGGCCTGGAAGGCTGCCCGCAAGGTTAACCCGGCCGAATGCGTCGGCCCCTACCTGTGTGGCGCTCAGGCCACGGACGACAACAAGGCCTTTGTGAGCACCGGCCGCGCCAACGTCGGCTATCAGGCCGGCAACTTCTATCTGTCCTGGATCTTCGGAGAGGATCGCCTGAGCGGGCCCATCAACATGGTGTCCGGCGTCCTGCTCGCTGTCATGCTGGGACTCTTGCTGGGAGGGGTGATCTAA